In Parafrankia discariae, the sequence CGAAGCTACAGGGGATAGTGATCATCACCGAACCCCTGACTACCTACGAGCGGAACGAGCAGGCAGCGATGGTGGTCTCCATCGTCGCCGGTGCGCTGCTTGTCCTCATGGCCGCCGGCTCGGCGGCGTGGATCAGCAGACGGGTACTGAGCCCGGTCGAGAAGATGGCGCGCACAGCCGACGAGTGGAGCGAGCACGACCTCGATCGCCGGTTCGCACTCGGAGCCCCGACCAACGAGATCCGAGCTCTCGGCAGCACCCTGGACGGGCTGCTCGACAAGGTGGCCTCCGTCATCAGGGCCGAGCAGCGCCTCACCTCGGAACTCGCCCACGAGCTTCGGACGCCGCTGACCACCATCCACGGAGCCGCGGACCTGCTCGCGCTGCGCACCGATCTGGACGACCAAGCGCGCGAGGACGTCGCGCTCATCAAGAACTCCAGCGCGTCGATGTCCAACACGATCAGTGTGCTGCTGGACCTTGCGCGCCGCCACGGCCAGGCGCTCCACAGCGACCGTACGCAGCTAGACGACCTGGCGGTCGAACTCAAGGGCCTACCCATGCCCGGCGGCCACCTGAACGTCGACCTGCCCCCGACACTCTCGATCAACGTTCCCGAAATACTCGCGATCCGCGCGCTCGCCCCGATCCTGAACAACGCCCTGAAGGTCTCC encodes:
- a CDS encoding ATP-binding protein: MTRWRGWRDRLSLRAQLVTITAVLASAVAAGLVIVVQISLADAATSTAERMLNDHARALVTSISAASPGGALNVPRSQLDPGVAVYDTSGSQVAGTVPPSMQEEFKELSITTKQRTVEGGDHFAIMALPFTTSSKLQGIVIITEPLTTYERNEQAAMVVSIVAGALLVLMAAGSAAWISRRVLSPVEKMARTADEWSEHDLDRRFALGAPTNEIRALGSTLDGLLDKVASVIRAEQRLTSELAHELRTPLTTIHGAADLLALRTDLDDQAREDVALIKNSSASMSNTISVLLDLARRHGQALHSDRTQLDDLAVELKGLPMPGGHLNVDLPPTLSINVPEILAIRALAPILNNALKVSDRAWVSARADGRHVALLVADNGPGVPDQWVDTLFQPGWSGNGGSGLGLPLARRVARSGGGDVSLVEQHNQHGGATFAVTFPGGRAARA